The Manis javanica isolate MJ-LG chromosome 4, MJ_LKY, whole genome shotgun sequence genome contains a region encoding:
- the KLF17 gene encoding Krueppel-like factor 17 isoform X1, with translation MEQEADGLSQWQAAQHQLVEDTEKSVSLDMFPSPGSSGVHTSWNHGPSIHFPRRTQLERVPVVSAETPRQNASEMGPRFSMLLPELGLNYCPQVTVTASPIIYSQGVSSSQPEMMIFKGPQTMPSGDPSIPGMAMTFGESLRVAPSGLPISAPSGIPMMSHIKVLTMPYSGPQAVPSNRDSLTPEMLLGPTMPSTEAQAVLPPVAHMLPSTNPHDFGMPPTGSPSLLALESQDSVSQPGSQEDPFLPEQPIPVPRKAEQNSVAQERAPRRRSPISRPYRCQHESCGKAYTKRSHLVSHERKHTGERPYKCMWEGCTWSFFRSDELGRHMRIHTRYRPYRCDQCGREFMRSDHRRQHQRTHLRVPGSPHRPANDGHMAGPPVAGL, from the exons ATGGAGCAGGAGGCCGATGGGCTGAGCCAGTGGCAGGCGGCTCAGCACCAGCTCGTGGAG GACACCGAGAAGTCAGTGTCCTTGGACATGTTTCCATCTCCTGGAAGCAGCGGAGTGCACACCTCCTGGAACCATGGCCCATCCATTCACTTTCCTCGACGCACACAGCTGGAGAGGGTCCCTGTGGTCTCTGCTGAGACACCCAGGCAGAATGCAAGTGAAATGGGGCCACGGTTCAGCATGTTGCTGCCTGAGCTTGGTCTGAACTACTGCCCTCAAGTGACTGTTACTGCTTCTCCGATCATTTACTCTCAGGGAGTATCTTCCTCCCAGCCAGAAATGATGATTTTCAAGGGGCCCCAGACAATGCCTTCAGGAGATCCCAGTATTCCAGGGATGGCCATGACCTTCGGTGAGAGTTTAAGGGTGGCCCCCAGCGGGTTGCCAATCTCAGCTCCCAGTGGCATCCCAATGATGTCTCACATCAAGGTGCTAACAATGCCTTATTCCGGCCCCCAAGCAGTACCTTCTAACAGAGACTCTTTAACACCTGAAATGTTATTGGGCCCAACCATGCCTTCTACTGAGGCCCAGGCAGTGCTCCCTCCTGTGGCTCATATGTTACCCTCTACAAATCCCCACGACTTTGGGATGCCCCCAACTGGTTCCCCATCGCTGCTGGCTTTAGAATCCCAGGACTCTGTGAGCCAGCCAGGTTCCCAGGAAGACCCCTTCCTACCTGAGCAGCCAATACCTGTTCCACGTAAAGCAGAGCAGAACTCCGTGGCCCAGGAAAGGGCTCCCAGGAGGAGATCCCCCATCTCAAGGCCTTACCGCTGCCAGCATGAGAGCTGTGGAAAAGCTTATACTAAACGCTCCCACCTCGTGAGTCATGAGCGCAAACACACAG GCGAGAGACCCTACAAATGCATGTGGGAAGGCTGTACGTGGTCTTTCTTCCGTTCAGATGAGCTTGGACGACATATGCGTATCCACACCAGATATCGACCATATAGATGTGATCAGTGTGGCCGAGAGTTCATGAGATCTGACCATCGCAGGCAGCATCAAAGGACTCATCTGCGGGTGCCAGGATCTCCACACCGACCAGCCAATGATGGACACATGGCTGGTCCTCCTGTTGCTGGTCTGTAG
- the KLF17 gene encoding Krueppel-like factor 17 isoform X2, with amino-acid sequence MDTEKSVSLDMFPSPGSSGVHTSWNHGPSIHFPRRTQLERVPVVSAETPRQNASEMGPRFSMLLPELGLNYCPQVTVTASPIIYSQGVSSSQPEMMIFKGPQTMPSGDPSIPGMAMTFGESLRVAPSGLPISAPSGIPMMSHIKVLTMPYSGPQAVPSNRDSLTPEMLLGPTMPSTEAQAVLPPVAHMLPSTNPHDFGMPPTGSPSLLALESQDSVSQPGSQEDPFLPEQPIPVPRKAEQNSVAQERAPRRRSPISRPYRCQHESCGKAYTKRSHLVSHERKHTGERPYKCMWEGCTWSFFRSDELGRHMRIHTRYRPYRCDQCGREFMRSDHRRQHQRTHLRVPGSPHRPANDGHMAGPPVAGL; translated from the exons ATG GACACCGAGAAGTCAGTGTCCTTGGACATGTTTCCATCTCCTGGAAGCAGCGGAGTGCACACCTCCTGGAACCATGGCCCATCCATTCACTTTCCTCGACGCACACAGCTGGAGAGGGTCCCTGTGGTCTCTGCTGAGACACCCAGGCAGAATGCAAGTGAAATGGGGCCACGGTTCAGCATGTTGCTGCCTGAGCTTGGTCTGAACTACTGCCCTCAAGTGACTGTTACTGCTTCTCCGATCATTTACTCTCAGGGAGTATCTTCCTCCCAGCCAGAAATGATGATTTTCAAGGGGCCCCAGACAATGCCTTCAGGAGATCCCAGTATTCCAGGGATGGCCATGACCTTCGGTGAGAGTTTAAGGGTGGCCCCCAGCGGGTTGCCAATCTCAGCTCCCAGTGGCATCCCAATGATGTCTCACATCAAGGTGCTAACAATGCCTTATTCCGGCCCCCAAGCAGTACCTTCTAACAGAGACTCTTTAACACCTGAAATGTTATTGGGCCCAACCATGCCTTCTACTGAGGCCCAGGCAGTGCTCCCTCCTGTGGCTCATATGTTACCCTCTACAAATCCCCACGACTTTGGGATGCCCCCAACTGGTTCCCCATCGCTGCTGGCTTTAGAATCCCAGGACTCTGTGAGCCAGCCAGGTTCCCAGGAAGACCCCTTCCTACCTGAGCAGCCAATACCTGTTCCACGTAAAGCAGAGCAGAACTCCGTGGCCCAGGAAAGGGCTCCCAGGAGGAGATCCCCCATCTCAAGGCCTTACCGCTGCCAGCATGAGAGCTGTGGAAAAGCTTATACTAAACGCTCCCACCTCGTGAGTCATGAGCGCAAACACACAG GCGAGAGACCCTACAAATGCATGTGGGAAGGCTGTACGTGGTCTTTCTTCCGTTCAGATGAGCTTGGACGACATATGCGTATCCACACCAGATATCGACCATATAGATGTGATCAGTGTGGCCGAGAGTTCATGAGATCTGACCATCGCAGGCAGCATCAAAGGACTCATCTGCGGGTGCCAGGATCTCCACACCGACCAGCCAATGATGGACACATGGCTGGTCCTCCTGTTGCTGGTCTGTAG